From the genome of Oryza glaberrima chromosome 1, OglaRS2, whole genome shotgun sequence:
CCACGAACTGGCTGGTAGGTCTCACCAATAATTTCGCCAGTGTCAAGTCCTACAATATACCGTAGATATGCTAATGTAATGAGATTTGAGATATCAGTTAGTCTGAATTCTCAAATTAAATGCAAATTGGAACTTTCAAGAAACCAGAGATAATATGCTAGTTCATTGCCTCAGCTGGACTTAGTGGATAACCGTTCTCCGCCAAGAAATTTGGGCCTAGGAGGATTGCAGTTCCTGGACCTTGTTTGTTGTTGATCGGTATCATTTTGCTATCCAGGAGCATATCTTTGGGAGCTTTTTCCCTTATCAACTGTACAAACAAGAAAAAATATCAGTAATTGAATAAACGTTCAGACATCAGAGTGAGTATTTATCAGTTtgctgatcagtgatcacctCGGGGATGATGCCTATGTGCTTGCCGACGCACGgcacggccgcggcgacgaACACGGCCACGGCAATCTTCTCCGGGAACCTTTCCATGGCGAGGGCGATGCTGAGGCCACCGAAGCTGTGCCCGACGAGGATCAGCCTCTCGCCGGCCGGAGCCTCAGCCACTGCATCGAGGAGCGGCTGCGAGTACTCCTCGAAGGAGTGCACCTCGTCAATCCGTGCCGGGTGGACGCCGGACGCGGCGAGGTCGAGCGCCGTCACGCGGTGCCCCTCGGAGCGGAGCATGGTGACCACCTTGTACCAGCACCATGCTCCGTGGCAGAGGCCAtggacaaggatgaaatgcttgctgctactgctgctgcccTCCATTTCCTGTAAGTGTTTGTGGTTTGCTGTTCTGCAAGTTTCTGACGCTGTGATAGTAGCGATGAATTGATTTATACATACATTATCGAGAAATATATATGACAGTGgcatttataattttatatgcaGTAGGTATCATTTAGATTGATGATATATTTACTGGCTTGAACGTGCTAACTGTCAGCCTTTGTAAAGAAAATTGTGTGGACTTTGAACGTACTAACTGACAGTGATCACTAGTTTAGTTTGGTGTCCATTACATGTTCTAAAATAAAACCCGACAATTTTATATGGATAATTAGCTCCAGGTACCTTCAAATTTACTTGGGAGATGTTCACCTTTTTGACTTTTTCTGGATTTTTTCCTCAAATTTCTACCGTCCCTTCTCTTTTCCTAATTAATTGGGCTGGTCCTTCCCCTCTGTTTTCTGCACTACCCTCCTTATCTCCTTCTCTGTTCATAGCTAACACTGAATATTATTTGCATACACTGGAGATGGCCTAAGCTAGATGTGCTTCTCTCTCTTATGCTGTGACTGTGAGCCTGTGAGGTCAATCACTGTTGGCAAGTCCTATATTATCAGGTTACTACGACTTGTCTTTGCTCTCTTGTCGTTGTCAGattgatatttttcttattgtagatttttttaatagatttcATCAATTATTGGCACACAAGATCAAACAAAGCAATGAGAACCAAACTTCTATTATTTATACTTGTAGCGATGGACTGTAAGTAGGCTTCATGACGAAGAAGCACTGATTATTTCCAAACTGGCATTTTTCTACTCGTATTTGTTGGCTATCTTGATCAGAATGTCGCAGAGTTCCCTGGGCTTGGAGTTCATGACGGCGTGGTCAGCTCCGGCGATCTCCTCGACGTCCGTGCCGGGGCTCATCGCCACCATCCACCGCTGCATCTCCTCGGTGCTGGAGCTGTCAGCCTTGGCGATCACGTACACCTTCTTCACCGATCCATAGTTGCCATTGGTGAGCAAGCTCTCATCTTTCATCACCGGATCA
Proteins encoded in this window:
- the LOC127775995 gene encoding esterase PIR7B-like, whose amino-acid sequence is MPLSYIFLDNVCINQFIATITASETCRTANHKHLQEMEGSSSSSKHFILVHGLCHGAWCWYKVVTMLRSEGHRVTALDLAASGVHPARIDEVHSFEEYSQPLLDAVAEAPAGERLILVGHSFGGLSIALAMERFPEKIAVAVFVAAAVPCVGKHIGIIPELIREKAPKDMLLDSKMIPINNKQGPGTAILLGPNFLAENGYPLSPAEDLTLAKLLVRPTSQFVDDPTMKDDRLLTSANYGSVKRVCLMAMEDDLKEVYRYMITLSPGVEVEEIAGADHAVMCSRPRELSDLLAKIGSKYD